A region of Granulicella aggregans DNA encodes the following proteins:
- a CDS encoding APC family permease, with protein MAISDVVFGKPLATSEERGEHIGVAAGIPIFGLDALTSAAYGPEAAMALLIPLGLAGVHFIVPIISAILTLLVIVFFSYRQTIAAYPNGGGSYTVASENLGEKAGLLAAAALMIDYILTAAVGISAGVTAVTSAIPALAPHTLLLCLFILAVLALVNMRGVKDTGTAFMLPTLLFISTLLITIGVGVFKTVTSDFHPVAKGALPPPTAAVGHIVGLAMIWLLMKAFSSGCAAMTGVEAVSNGVMAFGEPRAKKAQITLTVIIMILIVLLFGTAWLAKMYGIMAMEPTDPQFQSLLSLLVAAVFGRGWFYYSTMGSVFLALALSANTAFADFPRLTRAIAIHDYLPHVFILRGRRLLFSHGIYALTGFTAVILILFDGVTDRLIPLYAIGAFLAFTLSQAGMVIHWKNQHGEHKGGRIWHMFVNGLGALATGLTTLVVLASKFMAGAWVTALLVPTLILIMYSVKKHYTRVHAEMIDRSPINLENLTQPIVVIPMAHWDRITEKALRFALLLSKEIKVVHVHSEDDPDELADCWDEMVLGPLKAHNMQEPELVRIASSYRFIIAPLMEYILKLEQDNPDRKIAVLLPELVVRHWWENALHGQRVQLLKLLLLLKAKQRVVVVNIPWYL; from the coding sequence ATGGCAATTAGTGACGTAGTTTTTGGCAAACCCCTGGCAACAAGCGAAGAGCGCGGTGAACACATTGGCGTCGCGGCCGGCATCCCAATCTTTGGTCTAGATGCCCTGACCAGCGCGGCATACGGTCCCGAAGCGGCGATGGCGCTGCTGATTCCGCTTGGGCTTGCGGGTGTACATTTCATTGTTCCGATCATCTCGGCCATCCTGACCTTGCTGGTGATCGTCTTCTTCAGCTACCGGCAGACGATTGCGGCGTACCCGAACGGCGGCGGCAGCTATACGGTAGCGAGCGAGAACCTGGGCGAGAAAGCCGGGCTGCTTGCCGCAGCGGCGCTGATGATCGACTACATCCTGACGGCTGCGGTGGGTATCTCTGCCGGTGTGACCGCGGTGACTTCGGCAATTCCCGCGCTCGCCCCGCATACGCTGCTGCTCTGCCTGTTCATTCTCGCGGTCCTGGCGCTGGTGAACATGCGCGGCGTGAAGGATACAGGCACGGCGTTTATGTTGCCGACCCTGCTGTTCATCTCGACGCTGCTGATAACGATTGGCGTGGGTGTCTTCAAGACAGTCACAAGCGACTTCCATCCAGTGGCGAAGGGGGCATTGCCTCCACCCACGGCTGCTGTCGGCCATATCGTCGGGCTGGCAATGATCTGGCTGCTGATGAAGGCCTTCTCCAGCGGCTGCGCGGCGATGACGGGCGTCGAGGCTGTGTCGAACGGCGTGATGGCGTTCGGCGAGCCGCGAGCCAAGAAGGCCCAGATCACGCTGACCGTCATCATCATGATTCTGATCGTGCTGCTGTTCGGTACGGCGTGGCTGGCGAAGATGTACGGCATCATGGCGATGGAGCCGACCGATCCGCAGTTTCAGAGCCTGCTCAGCCTGCTGGTAGCGGCGGTCTTCGGACGGGGATGGTTCTACTACTCCACGATGGGCAGCGTCTTCCTCGCACTGGCGCTGAGCGCGAATACCGCCTTCGCAGACTTTCCGCGGCTGACCCGGGCAATTGCGATTCACGACTATCTGCCCCATGTCTTCATCCTGCGCGGTCGGCGGCTGCTGTTCTCGCACGGCATCTATGCGTTGACGGGCTTTACGGCGGTCATCCTGATCCTCTTCGACGGTGTAACCGACAGGCTGATCCCGCTGTATGCGATTGGAGCGTTTCTTGCGTTTACGCTCTCGCAGGCCGGCATGGTCATCCACTGGAAGAACCAGCATGGCGAACACAAGGGCGGCCGAATCTGGCATATGTTCGTCAACGGCCTCGGGGCATTGGCGACGGGACTGACCACGCTGGTCGTGCTGGCGTCGAAGTTCATGGCCGGAGCCTGGGTGACGGCACTGCTGGTACCGACGCTGATCCTCATCATGTACAGCGTGAAGAAGCACTACACCCGTGTCCACGCCGAGATGATCGACCGTTCGCCCATCAACCTGGAGAACCTGACTCAGCCCATCGTCGTCATTCCGATGGCGCACTGGGACCGGATTACGGAGAAGGCGCTCCGCTTTGCGCTGCTGCTGTCGAAGGAGATCAAGGTGGTGCATGTGCACTCCGAAGACGATCCCGACGAACTTGCGGACTGCTGGGACGAGATGGTGCTTGGTCCCTTGAAGGCACACAATATGCAGGAGCCGGAGTTGGTGCGGATTGCTTCGTCCTATAGGTTCATCATTGCGCCGCTGATGGAGTACATCCTGAAGCTCGAACAGGACAATCCGGATCGCAAGATCGCTGTGCTGCTGCCCGAACTCGTGGTTCGGCACTGGTGGGAGAACGCGCTGCACGGGCAGAGAGTGCAGTTGCTGAAGCTGCTGCTGCTGCTGAAGGCGAAGCAGCGGGTCGTCGTGGTGAACATCCCCTGGTATCTGTGA